A part of Gavia stellata isolate bGavSte3 unplaced genomic scaffold, bGavSte3.hap2 HAP2_SCAFFOLD_34, whole genome shotgun sequence genomic DNA contains:
- the LOC132320839 gene encoding E3 ubiquitin-protein ligase TRIM36-like — MYCEICRRPVCHLCKLGGCHANHRVTTMRTAYKTLKEKLSKDIEYLISKESQVKAHITQLDLLLKETECNSERAKEEASQSFEKLSHVLEEKKSAALRAIETSKNLRLEKLQTQAEEYQGLLENNGLVGYAQEVLKETDPSCFVQTAKQLHDRIQKATESLKSFRPAAETTFEDFVVDIAKQEEILGDLSFHSNGLEIPEINEEQSRMYNKALISWECPGKTDSADIYVLEYRKLNREEESATWQEIKVCSKSKVISDLDDDSSYAFRVRGYKGSICSPWSREVILRTPPAPVFSFLFDDKCGYNSEHLLLNPGRTSVESRAGFPLLLGSERMQVGCYTTLDYIIGDTGIAKGKHVWAFRVEAYSYLVKVGVVSSNQIQKLFHNTHDVTSPRYEQDSGHDSGSEDAFFDSPQPFTLVTLGMKKFFIPTTPAAPKDPASRILPLPSCLGICLDCDKGKVGFYDAGRMKCLYECEVDCSGIMYPAFALMGGAAVHLEEPVTAKYGEYHDDI; from the exons atgtactgtgaaatctgcagaaggcctgtttgtcatctttgtaaactgggtggatgtcatgcaaaccatagagtaacaaccatgagaactgcctacaaaacccttaag gagaagctttcaaaagatattgagtacctcatcagtaaggagagccaggtgaaagctcacatcacacagctggatctgctgctgaaagaaacagag tgcaacagtgaacgagctaaagaagaagcatctcagagctttgagaaattatctcatgtcctagaagagaagaagtccgcagctcttagggcaattgaaacttctaagaatttaaggctggaaaaattgcaaacgcaagcagaggaatatcaagggctcctggaaaataatggccttgtaggatatgctcaagaggtgcttaaagaaactgatccatcttgttttgttcaaacagcaaaacagcttcatgacag aatccaaaaagctactgaatctctgaagagcttcaggccagcagctgaaactacttttgaagactttgtggtggacatagctaagcaagaagagatccttggtgacttgtccttccattccaatg gtctagaaataccagaaatcaatgaagagcagagcagaatgtacaacaaagctctgatcagctgggaatgccctgggaagacagactcAGCTGATATCTATGTTCTTGAGTATCGTAAGCTTaatagagaagaggagagtgcgacgtggcaggagatcaaagtttgcagcaagagcaaagtaatatCTGATCTTGATGATGACAGCTCCTATGCCTTTAGAGTTCGAGGATATAAAGGGTCCATCTGTAGCCCTTGGAGCCGAGAAGTTATTTTGCGtacgcctccagctccag ttttcagttttctttttgatgacaaatgtgggtacaacagcgaacatctcctgctgaacccaggaagaacctctgtggaaagcagggctggatttcctctACTGCTGGGATCTGAGCGCATGCAGGTCGGATGCTACACAACCCTGGATTACATCATTGGCGACACCGGGATTGCCAAAGGGAAGCACGTCTGGGCTTTTCGTGTGGAAGCCTATTCATacctggtgaaagtgggagttgtttctagcaaccagatacagaaattgttccataatacccatgatgtgaccagcccaag gtacgagcaagacagtggtcatgacagtgggagtgaagatgccttctttgactcaccacagcctttcacactggtcactttaggcatgaagaagttctttatccccacaacacctgctgcccccaaggatccagcgagcagaatccttcccctgccatcgtgcttgggcatctgcctcgactgtgacaaaggcaaggtGGGGTTCTACGACGCAGGCCgtatgaaatgcctttatgagtgcgaggtggactgctctggcataatgtacccagcatttgccttaatgggtggtgcagcagttcatcttgaggaacctgtcacagcaaagtacGGGGAGTACCACGACGACATCTAG
- the LOC132320892 gene encoding E3 ubiquitin-protein ligase TRIM36-like — TIKGIERELICPACKELFTHPLILPCQHNVCHKCVKEILSAFEDSFADGGSESSNQSSPRIQSSSSSMDRISRSGTKRNSLTPRSSLFPCPGCQRDTDLGERGINGLFRNFTLETIVERYRQAARAAVAIMCDFCKPPPQESTKSCMDCRASYCNECFKIHHPWGTVKAQHKHVGPTTNFGPKILMCPEHEMERVNMYCEICRRPVCHLCKLGGCHANHRVTTMRTAYKTLKEKLSKDIEYLISKESQVKAHITQLDLLLKETECNSERAKEEASQSFEKLSHVLEEKKSAALRAIETSKNLRLEKLQTQAEEYQGLLENNGLVGYAQEVLKETDPSCFVQTAKQLHDRIQKATESLKSFRPAAETTFEDFVVDIAKQEEILGDLSFHSNGLEIPEINEEQSRMYNKALISWECPGKTDSADIYVLEYRKLNGEEESATWQEIKVCSKNKVISDLDDDSSYAFRVRGYKGSICSPWSREVILRTPPAPVFSFLFDDKCGYNSEHLLLNPGRTSVESRAGFPLLLGSERMQVGCYTTLDYIIGDTGIAKGKHVWAFRVEAYSYLVKVGVVSSNQIQKLFHNTHDVTSPRYEQDSGHDSGSEDAFFDSPQPFTLVTLGMKKFFIPTTPAAPKDPASRILPLPSCLGICLDCDKGKVGFYDAGRMKCLYECEVDCSGIMYPAFALMGGAAVHLEEPVTAKYGEYHDDI; from the exons accattaagggtatcgaaagagagctcatctgcccagcatgcaaggaattatttacccatccactgatccttccttgccagcacaatgtctgtcacaaatgtgtgaaagaaatactctctgcatttgaagactcttttgctgatggaggctctgaatcctctaatcagagtagccctcgaattcaaagctcttcttccagcatggacaggattagtagatcaggtac aaaacgtaattcactgactcctagatcgagtctgtttccttgtccgggttgccagcgggatactgatctcggagaacgtggcatcaatggcttatttcgcaactttactttggaaaccattgtggaaagatacagacaggcagccagggcagccgttgctattatgtgcgatttctgcaaacctccacctcaagagtccacaaagagctgcatggactgcagggcaagctattgcaacgaatgtttcaaaatacaccatccttggggaactgtgaaagcccaacataaacatgtaggaccaaccaccaacttcggacccaag attttgatgtgtccagaacatgaaatggagagggtaaacatgtactgtgaaatctgcagaaggcctgtttgtcatctttgtaaactgggtggatgtcatgcaaaccatagagtaacaaccatgagaactgcctacaaaacccttaag gagaagctttcaaaagatattgagtacctcatcagtaaggagagccaggtgaaagctcacatcacacagctggatctgctgctgaaagaaacagag tgcaacagtgaacgagctaaagaagaagcatctcagagctttgagaaattatctcatgtcctagaagagaagaagtccgcagctcttagggcaattgaaacttctaagaatttaaggctggaaaaattgcaaacgcaagcagaggaatatcaagggctcctggaaaataatggccttgtaggatatgctcaagaggtgcttaaagaaactgatccatcttgttttgttcaaacagcaaaacagcttcatgacag aatccaaaaagctactgaatctctgaagagcttcaggccagcagctgaaactacttttgaagactttgtggtggacatagctaagcaagaagagatccttggtgacttgtccttccattccaatg gtctagaaataccagaaatcaatgaagagcagagcagaatgtacaacaaagctctgatcagctgggaatgccctgggaagacagactcAGCTGATATCTATGTTCTTGAGTATCGTAAGCttaatggagaagaggagagtgcgacgtggcaggagatcaaagtttgcagcaagaACAAAGTAATATCTGATCTTGATGATGACAGCTCCTATGCCTTTAGAGTTCGAGGATATAAAGGGTCCATCTGTAGCCCTTGGAGCCGAGAAGTTATTTTGCGtacgcctccagctccag ttttcagttttctttttgatgacaaatgtgggtacaacagtgaacatctcctgctgaacccaggaagaacctctgtggaaagcagggctggatttcctctACTGCTGGGATCTGAGCGCATGCAGGTCGGATGCTACACAACCCTGGATTACATCATTGGCGACACCGGGATTGCCAAAGGGAAGCACGTCTGGGCTTTTCGTGTGGAAGCCTATTCATacctggtgaaagtgggagttgtttctagcaaccagatacagaaattgttccataatacccatgatgtgaccagcccaag atacgagcaagacagtggtcatgacagtgggagtgaagatgccttctttgactcaccacagcctttcacactggtcactttaggcatgaagaagttctttatccccacaacacctgctgcccccaaggatccagcgagcagaatccttcccctgccatcgtgcttgggcatctgcctcgactgtgacaaaggcaaggtGGGGTTCTACGACGCAGGCCgtatgaaatgcctttatgagtgcgaggtggactgctctggcataatgtacccagcatttgccttaatgggtggtgcagcagttcatcttgaggaacctgtcacagcaaagtacGGGGAGTACCACGACGACATCTAG